A single Leptospira kirschneri serovar Cynopteri str. 3522 CT DNA region contains:
- a CDS encoding polysaccharide biosynthesis PFTS motif protein, producing MIIFYRVSFVNLFLVLPLSFFFKIQIVRFSNKWIKMYCPFIKLLDWGEYYDEDSIETLRNEAADFYMNHFQKRSTKVLNLLSTDFRPKMDQVNCLYFEVQFVLFHLSKKLQDIWFVENVHSKILFNSFPEAQEFIIKRSFRILNILNISLESIELYIVNLLKVCSILMNLMIRFFHVPLKHQFKIINDSINPNELNFDSNDRSFLWLIKLYPNLKESMLFILPHLTEQQRVFVKQFGINYINHNSDLSIFLSRFDRFLLIWKYVLKFLLDLSLIFRNLEFVFINSITSDLIIWDRFIQKQNIISYLTSISSIGSEKPLVVLLNSKNVKTIIYAYSANSFNYTKKMIHKDSYAYFCEIICSEFVVWHEEFKQFLLYHKYKGQVYISGPLMPGLEPEDSNKNLREKHLPKNIQRKFIITIFDIPPLNLKSNTLLSFPWPDYNTEENLFIFLSDCIRLLEFYEELVMLYKPKRNLNINKFQATERITKLLEFTLKSGRLITFDDKINPWFPIEICDLAIGMPFTSPVLIAMNKGKHFIFHDAANKAVYHRYLKLNDHITHSFDQLKGKISKILLKKDKNIFDRNNGFYESKRSNHTAKLVEILTTSTRRSN from the coding sequence ATGATTATTTTTTACCGAGTTAGTTTTGTAAATTTATTTTTAGTTTTACCTTTATCTTTCTTCTTTAAAATACAAATTGTGCGATTCTCAAATAAATGGATTAAGATGTACTGTCCATTTATAAAATTACTAGATTGGGGAGAGTATTATGACGAAGATTCAATTGAAACATTAAGAAATGAAGCAGCTGACTTTTACATGAATCATTTTCAAAAAAGATCTACAAAAGTCTTAAACTTGCTTTCGACAGATTTTCGTCCGAAGATGGACCAAGTTAATTGTCTATATTTTGAAGTACAATTTGTTTTATTTCATTTATCAAAAAAATTGCAAGATATTTGGTTTGTTGAAAATGTACATTCTAAGATTCTATTTAATTCTTTTCCTGAGGCACAAGAATTTATCATTAAACGAAGTTTTAGAATTTTAAATATTCTTAATATTTCTCTTGAATCAATTGAGTTGTACATAGTTAACTTGCTTAAAGTTTGTTCGATTTTAATGAATTTAATGATTCGATTTTTTCATGTACCACTTAAACATCAATTTAAGATCATTAATGATTCGATTAATCCAAATGAGCTAAATTTTGATTCGAATGATCGGAGTTTTCTATGGCTCATAAAACTTTACCCAAATTTAAAAGAAAGCATGTTGTTTATTTTACCTCATTTGACCGAACAACAACGAGTTTTTGTTAAACAATTTGGAATAAATTATATCAATCATAATTCTGATCTTTCCATTTTCCTCTCTAGATTTGATCGATTTCTATTGATTTGGAAATATGTGTTGAAATTTTTGTTGGACCTTAGTTTAATCTTTCGAAATTTGGAATTTGTTTTTATCAATTCAATTACCTCAGACCTGATTATTTGGGATCGCTTTATTCAGAAGCAAAATATCATATCGTATTTGACATCTATAAGTTCTATAGGTTCTGAGAAACCGTTAGTAGTTCTATTGAATAGTAAGAATGTTAAAACGATTATTTACGCTTATAGTGCGAACTCCTTTAATTACACTAAAAAGATGATCCATAAAGATTCATATGCTTATTTTTGTGAAATCATTTGTTCAGAATTTGTAGTTTGGCATGAAGAATTTAAACAATTTCTTTTATACCATAAATATAAGGGACAAGTGTATATATCAGGTCCCTTAATGCCGGGTTTAGAGCCGGAGGACAGTAATAAAAACCTACGAGAGAAGCATCTTCCTAAAAATATCCAGCGAAAATTTATAATTACAATATTTGATATTCCTCCTCTTAATTTAAAATCGAATACTCTCCTTTCATTTCCTTGGCCTGATTATAATACTGAGGAAAATTTATTCATTTTCTTAAGTGATTGTATACGATTACTTGAATTTTATGAAGAACTTGTTATGCTCTATAAACCAAAGCGAAATTTAAATATAAATAAATTTCAAGCAACTGAAAGAATAACGAAACTTTTGGAGTTTACTTTGAAATCAGGTCGTTTAATAACTTTTGATGATAAGATAAATCCTTGGTTTCCCATAGAGATTTGTGATTTGGCAATAGGTATGCCTTTCACTTCGCCGGTATTGATTGCTATGAATAAAGGAAAACATTTTATTTTTCATGATGCGGCCAATAAAGCTGTTTATCACCGTTATTTAAAATTGAATGACCATATAACTCATTCATTCGATCAACTAAAGGGAAAAATTTCAAAAATATTATTAAAGAAAGATAAAAATATATTTGATAGAAATAATGGTTTTTACGAATCAAAGCGTTCTAATCACACAGCTAAATTAGTGGAGATTTTAACAACCTCAACGAGGAGGAGCAATTAA
- a CDS encoding methyltransferase domain-containing protein codes for MADKSEFVGDGILAKNASWTFGEGVARNFSSHVRRSVPFYMEGHDLICGISDFFVKNDSVCYELGTSVGELIAKLSSHHSNKKSVEWVGVDIEEEMIQKAKENNSHLSNVSFVTDNIKTYPYKKADLFISYYTLQFVHPKERQEIFDTIYKSLNWGGALLLFEKVRASDARFQDMMTSLYNDYKLEQGFSTDEVISKARSLKGVLEPFSTQGNIDLMKRAGFVDIMTVMKYICFEGFLAIK; via the coding sequence ATGGCAGATAAGAGTGAATTCGTCGGAGATGGTATTTTAGCGAAGAATGCTTCTTGGACTTTTGGAGAAGGGGTCGCTAGAAACTTTTCATCCCATGTAAGACGTTCTGTACCATTCTATATGGAGGGGCACGATTTAATTTGCGGGATAAGTGATTTTTTTGTAAAGAACGATTCTGTTTGTTATGAATTGGGTACTTCTGTTGGAGAGCTAATTGCAAAACTTTCTTCTCATCATAGTAATAAAAAGAGTGTAGAATGGGTGGGAGTCGATATTGAGGAAGAAATGATTCAGAAAGCCAAGGAAAATAACTCTCATTTGAGCAATGTAAGTTTTGTTACTGATAATATTAAGACTTACCCATATAAAAAAGCAGATTTATTCATTTCTTATTATACGTTGCAATTTGTTCACCCTAAAGAACGTCAGGAAATTTTTGATACAATTTATAAATCCTTAAATTGGGGGGGGGCTTTATTGCTTTTTGAAAAAGTTAGGGCTTCGGATGCTCGTTTTCAAGATATGATGACCTCTCTTTACAACGATTATAAATTGGAGCAAGGCTTTTCAACAGATGAAGTTATTAGTAAAGCCAGAAGTTTAAAAGGGGTTTTAGAACCTTTCTCTACACAAGGAAATATAGACTTGATGAAAAGGGCAGGATTTGTAGATATTATGACTGTAATGAAATATATATGTTTTGAAGGTTTTTTAGCAATAAAATGA
- a CDS encoding putative sugar O-methyltransferase, translated as MTILFKSNISYMDKKIQDLARDFIDNSDYFSQETIADLDIKHKDIVSSHYQNFNLSANFNEKNFRNWNKQSDLPVPIQLSLRNLLSKKIFFNLARYIYENTIDLYQTKFRKQGLIDDLQIIKSIGAEGILKENPVDKTPGGTIAYLKEGFSFNSRWLRYVYLTKRILSLFETNSNFTWLDIGCYYGGLQGLVKKYRPNTKIFLVDFNHQLCRSYIYLKLLYSNAKHILPNQISSNFNLDLVHDGSIVYIPIEKYSLIKDKKFNLSTNFFSFGEMNTETFLNYFNSIPFQKSDLVFLVNRFVSGPFFNPTYPNKTNFFHYINEDREIKYFDIFPIHFSHINEGKLFETLGLRPISSQYFEILTKLR; from the coding sequence ATGACAATTCTTTTTAAAAGCAACATCAGTTATATGGATAAAAAAATTCAAGATTTAGCAAGGGATTTTATTGATAATTCAGATTATTTTTCACAGGAAACTATAGCTGATTTGGATATTAAACATAAAGATATCGTATCTTCCCATTACCAAAATTTCAATTTAAGTGCAAATTTTAATGAAAAAAATTTTAGAAACTGGAATAAACAAAGTGATTTGCCTGTTCCAATTCAATTATCTTTACGTAATTTATTATCGAAAAAAATTTTTTTCAATTTAGCTCGGTATATTTACGAAAATACAATTGATTTATATCAAACTAAGTTTCGAAAACAAGGTTTGATTGATGATTTACAAATAATAAAATCAATTGGAGCAGAGGGGATTCTCAAAGAAAACCCAGTTGATAAAACTCCTGGTGGCACGATTGCTTATTTAAAAGAAGGTTTCAGTTTTAATAGTCGTTGGCTTAGATATGTTTATTTGACTAAGAGAATTCTTAGTTTATTTGAAACAAATTCAAATTTTACTTGGTTAGATATTGGTTGTTATTATGGCGGTTTACAGGGTTTAGTAAAAAAATATAGACCGAATACAAAAATATTCTTAGTTGATTTTAATCATCAACTTTGTAGAAGTTATATTTATTTGAAATTATTATATTCGAATGCAAAACATATTCTTCCTAACCAAATAAGTTCTAATTTTAATCTTGATTTAGTACATGATGGATCCATAGTATATATACCAATTGAAAAATATTCTTTGATTAAAGATAAAAAATTTAATCTATCTACCAATTTTTTTTCTTTTGGAGAGATGAACACAGAAACTTTTTTGAATTATTTTAATTCGATTCCTTTTCAAAAGTCAGATTTAGTATTTTTAGTGAATCGTTTTGTTAGCGGTCCTTTTTTCAATCCTACCTATCCTAATAAGACTAATTTTTTTCATTATATAAACGAGGATCGAGAAATTAAGTATTTCGATATCTTTCCAATTCATTTTTCTCACATTAATGAAGGTAAATTATTTGAAACATTGGGACTTCGGCCAATTAGTTCACAATACTTTGAGATATTAACAAAACTTAGATAG
- the kdsA gene encoding 3-deoxy-8-phosphooctulonate synthase, with protein MKPKIIEIGYGKVSKVKIGETLPLVFIGGPCAIESKEHTFMMAKRIQEICDRVKIPWILKACYDKDCRSAPDSFHGLGLDDGLKILSDVRDEFGIPVTSDFSDASWGAATGEVCDLVQVPAYLCRQTSILRAAALTKRPVHLKKGQFMSPWNMKNSVRKIEANGNHQILLTDRGTFFGYNMLVNDFKCFPIMAETGYPVCFDATHSIQLPTSMGNISGGQREYIPHLVRGAAAVGINALFMEVHNDPPNAKSDANTVLDIQYLERILSQAKYMHEQRLELLEKWGEDNVHRN; from the coding sequence ATGAAACCAAAAATCATCGAAATCGGATACGGAAAGGTATCCAAAGTAAAAATCGGCGAAACTTTACCACTTGTTTTTATTGGTGGTCCTTGTGCGATTGAATCCAAAGAACATACGTTTATGATGGCTAAAAGGATTCAAGAAATCTGCGATCGAGTTAAAATTCCTTGGATCTTAAAAGCTTGTTACGACAAAGATTGTCGTTCTGCTCCAGATAGTTTTCATGGTCTGGGATTAGATGATGGTTTGAAGATTCTTTCTGACGTTCGAGACGAATTCGGAATTCCTGTAACTTCGGATTTTTCCGATGCTTCTTGGGGCGCTGCTACTGGAGAAGTTTGTGATTTAGTCCAAGTTCCAGCTTATCTTTGTCGTCAAACATCGATTTTGCGAGCTGCGGCTCTCACAAAACGACCAGTTCATCTTAAGAAAGGACAATTTATGAGTCCTTGGAATATGAAGAATTCGGTCCGGAAAATTGAAGCAAATGGAAATCATCAAATTTTACTTACAGATCGTGGAACTTTTTTTGGATACAATATGTTGGTAAACGATTTTAAATGTTTTCCGATTATGGCTGAAACTGGTTATCCGGTATGTTTTGACGCTACACATTCCATTCAATTACCTACTTCGATGGGTAATATATCTGGAGGTCAAAGAGAATACATTCCCCATTTAGTGAGAGGAGCTGCTGCGGTTGGAATTAATGCTTTGTTTATGGAAGTTCATAACGATCCTCCAAATGCAAAATCGGACGCTAACACAGTGTTAGACATTCAATATCTTGAAAGAATTCTTTCTCAAGCAAAGTATATGCACGAGCAAAGATTGGAACTTTTAGAAAAATGGGGAGAAGATAATGTCCACAGAAATTAA
- a CDS encoding CBS domain-containing protein: protein MSTEINRNKLVREVMLRPDSFPVLKETTILKEALETMGKFNLGIACIVDDDSKLLGLVTDGDIRRKLLKVQKPFSALFVDDALEHSIKSPICISPDAKLIDGVNLMGAKHVWDLPVVDSNHRLIGLLHLHPAISSILGE from the coding sequence ATGTCCACAGAAATTAATCGTAACAAATTAGTTCGAGAAGTGATGTTGAGGCCAGATTCCTTTCCAGTATTAAAGGAAACAACGATTCTAAAAGAAGCACTGGAAACAATGGGTAAATTCAATTTAGGAATTGCTTGTATTGTGGATGATGATTCTAAATTACTTGGTCTTGTGACAGATGGAGATATTCGAAGAAAATTATTGAAAGTTCAGAAACCGTTTTCAGCTCTTTTTGTGGATGATGCTTTAGAACATTCTATAAAATCACCAATATGTATTAGCCCTGACGCTAAACTAATTGATGGTGTAAATTTAATGGGTGCAAAACATGTATGGGATTTGCCAGTTGTGGATTCAAATCATAGATTGATCGGATTATTACATTTACATCCTGCTATTAGCTCTATTTTAGGGGAATAA
- a CDS encoding HpcH/HpaI aldolase family protein, with product MNHRKEIKNKFKNRKRLFGGWISYAHPSITETFAKAGFDFIAIDMEHATISLEQAQRIIAASQSEGSLCLPRPVSHSNDWTKPLLDSGADGMLYPMVNTKEEVRNLIDLNKYPSMGKRSFGVNRAQGYGFIFDEYVREWNSSSILILQIESIQAVENIESLLSFDEVDGVMIGPYDMSGSLGVPGQTTHPSVLEASKKVILACEKFGKSCGSQIADVTQDGLKKHFDQGYTYSILGSDLFVLWKWAESMKTMMDSFKKLGV from the coding sequence ATGAATCATAGAAAAGAAATTAAAAACAAATTTAAAAATAGAAAAAGGCTTTTTGGTGGATGGATATCTTATGCTCATCCTTCTATTACAGAGACGTTTGCAAAAGCAGGATTTGATTTTATCGCAATTGATATGGAGCACGCTACAATTTCTCTCGAACAGGCTCAGAGAATTATCGCTGCGAGTCAATCAGAAGGTAGTTTATGTTTGCCTCGTCCTGTTTCTCATTCCAATGATTGGACAAAACCTCTATTGGATTCGGGAGCAGATGGAATGTTGTATCCAATGGTGAATACTAAAGAAGAAGTTCGAAACTTAATCGATTTAAATAAATATCCGTCTATGGGCAAAAGAAGTTTTGGAGTGAATCGAGCCCAAGGTTATGGATTTATTTTTGATGAATATGTTCGAGAATGGAATTCTTCGTCGATTTTAATTCTCCAAATTGAATCGATCCAAGCTGTGGAAAACATAGAATCTTTATTATCTTTTGATGAAGTAGATGGAGTGATGATTGGGCCCTATGATATGTCTGGTTCTTTGGGAGTTCCAGGGCAGACAACACATCCTTCCGTTTTAGAAGCTTCTAAAAAAGTCATTCTTGCCTGCGAAAAATTTGGAAAAAGTTGCGGCTCGCAAATTGCTGACGTTACACAAGATGGATTAAAAAAACATTTTGATCAAGGTTATACTTATTCCATTTTAGGATCGGATTTATTTGTACTTTGGAAATGGGCGGAATCTATGAAAACGATGATGGATTCTTTTAAGAAATTGGGTGTGTAA
- a CDS encoding SDR family oxidoreductase yields MERLESNYITKFFNLENKVAAVIGGGGYLCSEMAKGFARAGCKVAVIDLRKEKAGRVADEIKLEGYSRPLSLALDVSKKEEHKACLKEILSEFGDIDILINGAGINGTSPFFEISLEEWNSVLDSQITGTFLGCQVFGEYMVGKGKGSIINISSASAGPPLSKVFTYSVAKAGIKNLTQNLGREWGMKGVRVNAIRPGFFPTEWNRKNVITPEREKSILTHTAMGRFGEPNELLGAILWLASDASRFVTGAEIAVDGGFSCMTI; encoded by the coding sequence ATGGAAAGATTAGAGAGTAATTATATAACAAAATTTTTTAACTTAGAGAATAAAGTCGCTGCAGTAATCGGTGGCGGTGGATATCTTTGTAGTGAAATGGCGAAGGGGTTTGCCAGAGCGGGTTGTAAAGTTGCAGTAATTGATTTGCGAAAAGAAAAAGCGGGTCGAGTGGCGGATGAAATTAAATTAGAAGGATATTCTCGACCTTTATCTCTTGCATTAGACGTTTCTAAAAAAGAAGAACATAAAGCTTGTTTGAAAGAGATTTTATCGGAGTTCGGTGATATAGACATCTTGATTAATGGCGCGGGTATTAATGGAACCAGTCCTTTTTTTGAAATATCTTTAGAGGAATGGAATTCGGTTTTGGATTCTCAAATAACTGGAACCTTTTTAGGGTGTCAGGTGTTCGGGGAGTATATGGTTGGTAAAGGTAAAGGTTCGATCATTAATATTTCTTCCGCTTCGGCAGGGCCGCCATTATCAAAAGTATTTACTTATTCTGTAGCCAAGGCGGGAATTAAAAATTTGACTCAAAATTTAGGAAGAGAATGGGGAATGAAAGGTGTAAGAGTCAATGCAATTCGACCAGGATTTTTTCCTACTGAGTGGAATCGAAAAAACGTTATTACTCCTGAGAGAGAAAAATCCATTTTGACTCATACGGCAATGGGAAGATTTGGTGAACCGAACGAACTATTAGGTGCTATCCTTTGGCTTGCTTCAGATGCTTCTAGATTTGTTACTGGTGCAGAAATTGCTGTGGATGGTGGCTTTTCTTGTATGACGATATAA
- a CDS encoding class I SAM-dependent methyltransferase: MSDSCPVCSSISITFVRSYRGDSELFRNLELKKCNNCTFVFADPLPKDEELDKYNSSYFVNAHGGLSTHPMATAYQAAINKIRANYVIETIQKRQDLNLKILEIGPGAGDFLKFWLQRFPNSEYSILESDLINRERFKGLVSFQYSSFKEIPPNYFDLIVVSHVLEHTNDPKRFLKELSSSLKNVGFIFIEVPCQDYLFKDKEEPHLLFFNKESMNQLFNRIDMRVISLGYFGPSIVQSFSKKILNRIYLRIVGLFLKLRVILPISVFFPKMRSYLSSLEILMILPSEAIREKSNPSWWLRAIVSKNK, encoded by the coding sequence ATGTCAGATTCCTGTCCAGTATGCAGTTCTATCTCTATAACTTTTGTTCGATCTTACAGAGGAGATTCTGAGTTATTTCGAAATTTAGAATTAAAAAAATGTAATAATTGTACCTTTGTTTTTGCAGATCCACTTCCCAAAGATGAGGAATTAGACAAATATAATTCTTCTTATTTTGTGAATGCACATGGAGGATTATCAACTCATCCGATGGCTACAGCTTATCAGGCTGCGATTAACAAGATCCGAGCCAATTATGTTATTGAAACGATTCAAAAGAGGCAAGATCTAAATCTTAAAATTTTAGAAATTGGACCAGGAGCTGGCGATTTCCTCAAATTCTGGTTACAACGATTTCCAAACTCTGAATATTCCATATTAGAATCTGATTTAATAAATAGAGAAAGATTCAAAGGTTTAGTAAGTTTTCAATATTCTTCTTTTAAGGAAATACCACCGAATTATTTCGATCTTATCGTTGTTTCTCATGTATTAGAACATACAAATGATCCAAAACGTTTTTTAAAGGAACTATCAAGTAGTTTAAAAAACGTAGGATTCATTTTTATAGAAGTACCTTGTCAGGATTATTTATTTAAAGATAAAGAGGAGCCACATCTTCTTTTTTTTAATAAGGAATCAATGAATCAGCTTTTTAATAGAATCGATATGCGCGTGATTAGCTTAGGATATTTTGGACCTAGTATAGTGCAGTCTTTTTCAAAAAAAATATTAAATCGAATATATTTGAGAATTGTCGGTTTATTCCTAAAACTTAGGGTAATACTTCCTATTTCTGTTTTTTTCCCAAAAATGCGAAGTTATTTATCAAGTCTTGAAATTCTGATGATTCTTCCATCAGAAGCTATTCGTGAAAAATCAAATCCGTCTTGGTGGCTAAGAGCAATTGTCTCTAAAAATAAATAG
- a CDS encoding phytanoyl-CoA dioxygenase family protein, which produces MKALVSKTKNKIQFIGRYIRKSDKTLSQIQQNRLAQLRKEGYVIIENGIEKSRLNTLQSIFRNQVEVGCEFETPCLAQTKIVESKHKPLIESYFKYSPSQMKEFGITFDQSDIKSYNQILKEFAPSNLKVFLPKDPNFIQTWLDDQILELIEQYMGVRPYLAEAYLRRNFLAKYKVMNHFWHRDQNHPDHLLKAFFFLTDCEIENGPHEYIAGSVVDRQLDGKPYFSDEEVDTIYPEDSGKRIKSIVKAGTVILEDTRGLHRANLPIKGFRDLGFAVFIPKPFYSKWEKKYYNIPKYTFNHLSDRQKAYIPKAFIQED; this is translated from the coding sequence ATGAAAGCTCTAGTTTCTAAAACCAAAAACAAAATTCAATTTATTGGAAGATACATACGTAAATCGGATAAAACTCTTTCTCAAATTCAACAAAATCGTTTGGCTCAATTGAGGAAAGAAGGGTATGTCATAATAGAAAATGGGATTGAAAAATCTAGATTGAATACTCTTCAATCCATTTTTAGAAATCAAGTTGAAGTGGGATGTGAGTTTGAAACGCCGTGTTTGGCGCAGACTAAAATAGTAGAAAGTAAACACAAACCACTTATAGAGAGCTATTTCAAATATTCTCCTTCTCAGATGAAAGAGTTTGGAATTACATTCGATCAATCCGATATAAAAAGTTATAACCAAATTCTTAAGGAATTTGCACCTTCCAATTTAAAGGTATTTTTGCCTAAAGATCCAAATTTTATACAAACATGGTTAGATGATCAAATTCTAGAACTAATAGAACAATACATGGGAGTGAGACCTTATCTTGCAGAAGCTTATCTTCGTAGAAATTTTCTAGCGAAGTATAAGGTTATGAATCATTTTTGGCATAGAGATCAAAATCATCCAGATCATCTACTCAAAGCTTTCTTTTTTCTAACTGATTGTGAAATCGAAAATGGGCCGCACGAATACATAGCGGGTTCAGTAGTGGATCGGCAGCTTGATGGCAAGCCATATTTTTCCGATGAAGAAGTGGATACTATTTACCCTGAAGACAGTGGTAAAAGAATTAAATCGATTGTAAAGGCTGGAACTGTTATTTTAGAAGACACTAGAGGATTGCATCGGGCAAATTTACCGATAAAAGGTTTTAGAGATTTAGGATTTGCCGTTTTTATTCCTAAACCTTTTTATTCAAAATGGGAAAAGAAATATTATAATATTCCAAAATATACATTTAATCATTTATCCGATAGGCAAAAGGCATATATTCCGAAAGCTTTTATTCAAGAAGATTAA
- a CDS encoding SDR family NAD(P)-dependent oxidoreductase, which produces MRKTAIITGGSKGIGLGITDAFFEAGYHVVVGARQKIDFSRFGDRVRFVSTNVCKESDHDKLVKEAISWTGRLDVYINNAGFSEWRPIENIDEEFFDLMISTNLKGTFWGCKVASKYLKEGGSIINISSLAGKRGSSNNSLYVASKFGMNGLTQSLAKELGPKGIRVNGVCPVLVSTDGLLHALKQPDSPAQGNPEKFLSDFTKSNSALGRLPNAKEVASLCLFFASEDASAITGQNVNVDCGVFPQ; this is translated from the coding sequence ATGAGAAAAACAGCAATTATCACGGGTGGAAGTAAAGGAATTGGTTTAGGAATTACTGATGCATTTTTTGAAGCGGGTTATCATGTAGTTGTGGGGGCCAGGCAAAAAATAGATTTTTCAAGATTTGGAGATCGAGTACGTTTTGTATCAACTAATGTGTGTAAAGAATCGGATCATGATAAACTTGTGAAAGAAGCTATTTCTTGGACTGGGCGCTTGGACGTTTATATTAACAATGCTGGATTTTCTGAATGGAGACCTATTGAAAATATCGATGAAGAATTTTTTGATTTGATGATCTCAACGAATTTAAAAGGAACATTTTGGGGATGTAAGGTTGCCTCCAAGTACTTAAAGGAAGGCGGTTCTATCATCAATATTTCGAGTTTAGCCGGTAAAAGGGGGAGCAGTAACAATTCACTCTATGTTGCTTCTAAATTTGGTATGAACGGATTGACTCAATCTCTCGCTAAAGAGCTTGGTCCGAAAGGAATTAGAGTTAATGGGGTTTGTCCGGTTTTAGTTTCTACAGATGGACTTTTACATGCGTTGAAACAACCTGATTCTCCTGCACAAGGGAATCCTGAAAAATTTTTATCTGATTTTACTAAATCTAATTCTGCTTTAGGAAGATTACCAAATGCTAAAGAAGTTGCATCGCTTTGTCTTTTTTTCGCTTCTGAAGACGCTTCGGCTATTACTGGTCAAAATGTTAATGTTGACTGTGGAGTATTTCCTCAATGA
- a CDS encoding cytidylyltransferase domain-containing protein has translation MNKKIVAMIPAHLASVRFPKKVLFEIHGLPMIEHVRRRAILSGAFSDVIVATCDREIQSLIEGFGGKVIVTSSTHKNGTTRIAEAIEKVDCTHVVLLQADEPLLLPEDLILFVDKVKEDNTDTVTWNATGPIEHIEELDRHSFVKCFVNSNGRIQFCFRRSPCYGKFEDTKTMIRKILGIIAYEKNFLLKLSKMKSSNFETFEFIEQMRIIENEYKLMSVPFDHTLPSINEPGEVEEVLEKLKISEIQNTYLTSILNH, from the coding sequence ATGAATAAAAAAATAGTAGCTATGATTCCTGCTCACCTTGCTTCGGTTCGTTTTCCTAAAAAGGTTTTATTTGAGATTCATGGTTTACCTATGATAGAACACGTTCGGAGAAGAGCAATTCTTTCAGGAGCTTTTTCGGATGTTATTGTTGCCACTTGCGATAGAGAGATTCAATCTTTGATCGAAGGTTTTGGTGGAAAAGTTATCGTAACTTCAAGTACACATAAAAACGGAACTACTCGGATAGCGGAAGCGATTGAAAAAGTGGACTGTACGCATGTCGTACTTTTACAAGCGGATGAACCTCTGTTACTTCCTGAAGATTTGATTTTGTTTGTAGACAAAGTTAAAGAAGATAATACAGATACGGTTACCTGGAATGCAACTGGGCCGATTGAACATATAGAGGAATTGGATCGTCATTCTTTTGTGAAGTGTTTTGTAAATTCTAATGGAAGAATTCAATTCTGCTTTAGGCGATCTCCTTGTTACGGAAAGTTTGAAGATACTAAAACAATGATTCGAAAAATTTTAGGAATTATTGCATATGAGAAAAATTTTTTATTAAAATTATCTAAAATGAAATCTTCCAATTTTGAAACATTTGAATTTATAGAACAAATGAGAATTATTGAAAATGAATATAAACTTATGTCTGTACCTTTCGATCATACTCTGCCTTCTATTAATGAACCTGGAGAAGTAGAGGAAGTGTTGGAAAAATTGAAAATATCTGAAATACAGAACACTTATTTAACTTCTATATTAAATCATTAA
- a CDS encoding KdsC family phosphatase, which translates to MNFLFKTAFCFLMKNNSVLKKLKLIVIDVDGILTDGKLYYNEHGEFFKTFDVKDGLGIKLLCKELNVAILSGNPSNIIHVRAKSLGIKYCMVGIDDKKASLQSLMNQLGISLQEVAYIGDDINDLPVRSITQLFICPSDAHPSVKKVADLILKSRGGNGAVREFADYVLNAKGILDSYILQGFFEKNV; encoded by the coding sequence ATGAATTTTCTTTTTAAAACAGCCTTTTGCTTTTTGATGAAAAATAATTCCGTCCTTAAAAAACTAAAATTAATTGTCATCGATGTAGATGGAATTTTAACCGATGGAAAATTATATTATAATGAACATGGAGAATTTTTTAAGACATTTGACGTAAAAGATGGTCTTGGAATTAAACTTCTCTGCAAAGAATTAAATGTAGCGATATTGAGTGGAAATCCTTCCAACATCATTCATGTAAGAGCAAAATCTTTGGGAATTAAATATTGTATGGTTGGAATTGATGATAAAAAGGCGAGTTTACAGTCTTTAATGAATCAATTGGGAATTTCTTTGCAAGAGGTTGCTTATATTGGAGATGATATAAATGATTTACCGGTTCGTTCTATTACTCAACTGTTTATATGTCCTTCAGATGCTCATCCTTCAGTTAAAAAAGTCGCAGATTTAATTTTAAAATCTAGAGGGGGGAATGGTGCTGTAAGGGAATTTGCTGACTATGTTTTAAATGCAAAAGGAATTTTAGATAGTTATATCCTTCAAGGATTCTTTGAAAAGAATGTTTGA